Proteins encoded in a region of the Puniceibacterium sp. IMCC21224 genome:
- the glp gene encoding gephyrin-like molybdotransferase Glp, with amino-acid sequence MIAVAEALDQLFALVPPMQTETVALCDALGRVLANDAVALRDQPPFAASAMDGYAVTDATPGATLTVIGASAAGHGFDGSVGPGQAVRIFTGAPLPQGATRVIIQEDVTRSEDRIVLGGNLDTSTHIRPAGNDFTVGARLSAPRQLAPNDIALLASMNIAHVQVTRRPVVALIATGDELVMPGEPPGPDQIVASNSFGLFAHLIALGAEPRLLPIARDTPEALRTVLELARGADLIITIGGASVGDHDLVAPVTASLGMQRAFYKVAMRPGKPLMAGRLGQSMLIGLPGNPVSAMVCGHVFVAPVVRAMLGLEQTFAPRRSAFLAEPLPTNGPREHYMRARIEDGKLRAFDRQDSALLSVLAQANALIVRPPNDPARAAGALVEYLGM; translated from the coding sequence CGGGTTTTGGCGAATGACGCGGTGGCGCTGCGTGATCAGCCGCCCTTTGCCGCATCCGCCATGGATGGCTATGCGGTGACAGACGCCACCCCAGGCGCGACGCTGACGGTAATTGGCGCGTCAGCCGCAGGCCATGGATTTGATGGTTCGGTCGGTCCCGGTCAGGCCGTGCGCATTTTCACCGGTGCCCCCCTGCCACAAGGGGCCACGCGCGTGATCATCCAAGAGGACGTGACCCGCAGTGAAGACCGCATCGTACTGGGTGGCAACCTAGATACTTCGACCCATATCCGTCCGGCAGGAAACGATTTTACTGTTGGCGCACGGCTTTCTGCGCCTCGTCAGCTGGCGCCAAACGACATCGCCTTGCTCGCGTCGATGAACATTGCCCACGTCCAGGTCACGCGGCGTCCCGTGGTGGCGCTGATCGCCACCGGAGACGAGCTTGTGATGCCCGGAGAGCCCCCCGGACCGGATCAGATCGTTGCGTCGAACAGCTTTGGTCTGTTCGCACATCTTATCGCGCTGGGGGCGGAACCAAGGTTACTGCCCATCGCCCGCGACACCCCAGAGGCACTGCGCACGGTGTTGGAATTGGCGCGCGGTGCTGACTTGATCATCACCATTGGCGGTGCTTCAGTTGGGGATCATGATCTGGTTGCTCCGGTGACGGCAAGCCTTGGAATGCAGCGGGCCTTTTACAAGGTGGCGATGCGTCCAGGCAAACCGCTGATGGCGGGGCGGTTGGGGCAATCGATGCTGATCGGGTTGCCGGGGAATCCGGTGTCCGCCATGGTCTGTGGTCATGTGTTCGTTGCCCCCGTGGTCCGCGCGATGCTGGGGTTAGAACAGACTTTTGCGCCGCGCCGCAGCGCATTTCTGGCCGAACCACTGCCAACCAACGGACCACGCGAGCATTACATGCGCGCCCGGATCGAAGATGGGAAGTTGCGCGCTTTTGACCGGCAGGACAGTGCCTTGCTTAGCGTACTTGCGCAGGCGAATGCGCTGATTGTGCGCCCGCCAAACGATCCGGCCCGTGCGGCAGGCGCTCTGGTTGAATACCTCGGAATGTGA